In Patescibacteria group bacterium, the genomic stretch GGGAATCCCAATGCGTTTTTTCGCCGAAGAAACAGCGGTGCTTTTTATCCCATTGAACGCACTCTCAGGCAATGTCGTACTGTCATGCTCATCATGTCCTGCCATCGCATCAAAAAGGATTTGCGCATCGTCGGCATTTTTCGCGATAGTACCAATCTGATCGAGCGACGAACCCATCGCCATCAGACCATATCGAGAGATCGCACCGTAGGTCGGTTTGAAACCAACCACCCCGCAGAGGCTCGCCGGCTGGCGCACCGAACCGCCGGTATCCGAACCCAAAGCGGCGAGCGCCCCGAACATCGCCACTGCCGCCGCTGAACCACCAGAAGAGCCGCCGGACACACGAGACTCATCGTGCGGATTGTGCACCGGACCGTATGCCGAGTTTTCGTTGGAGCCGCCCATCGCGAATTCATCCATGTTGGTGCGGCCAATAAACACCACGCCTTCTTTTTTGAGACGCGCGATTGCGGTCGCATCATACGGCGCGACATACCCCTCGAGAATCTTCGACGCTGCACCCGCACGTCGACCCTTGATCAAAATATTGTCCTTCACCGCGATCGGAATGCCGGTGAGCAAACTGCCCTTTCCTTCTTTGATCAGCACATCGGCCGCCTTGGCCTGATCGAGCACATCGCTGAATACTTCGAGGTACGCATTGATTTTGGCGTTTTTCGCAGCGATTTCGTCGAGATACGCCTGCGCCAATTGCACAGCGGTAAAGTCACCTTTTACAAAAGCGTCGTGCGCACTGCGAATCGTGATGGTTTTGAGATCGATCTTCATACTCTTTTACGACAAAATTTTCTTCACTTTCACAAAACGACCATCGCGCTTCGGCGCATTCGTGAGCAATGCCTCGGAGTATTCGCCAGGGGTGTGCATGCGAACACCATCCTCGCGAAGCACATTTCGCACTTCGTCTTTCTTCTCACGCGAACGCTCCTCGGCTGTCTTCGGGGTACCGGAGACCTTCTGGATCTGAGCCACATAGCCCAAAATCGCCTCGATTTCTGTGCGCATTTGAGCCTTTTCCGCCTCCGTCAGCGAGATGCGCGAGAGCGCCGCCAACTTCTCGATATCCTTGATTTCCACCATATTCGGGTATCATAGCATATCTCTTTCGCCGACGCCCTAACTGGAGCCTCCATCCACAGGCGCCTCGACTTGCACTTTGTACATAAGTATTGTAGTATCCTACCCTAGTGCCATTGCACCGCTCCCGGCATAGTTTGCCGAGGGCAACTCGAAAATCCATCGCGAAACACGCATGAGCGCAAAAAAGCACATCGCACACGCCGACACCGCAGCAGCCAAAGGCCGGTTGACGACCCACCGTCGCCACTGGCGAATCGTCACGGGCATCCTGGCCCTTACAGCAGAAGCTGCACCAGCCCGGTCCGTGGAAAAGAAGACCTCCCACCCTGACGAGCACCGTCACAAGGACCCCTTTTTCGGCGGTTTTGGTCAGGCCCTCAAGGCCTGTGCCCAGCTCGGCCTCGGCTAAGTCTCACACCGCAATTCTCTTACCGCGCCGCCTCCCCTGAGGCGGCGCTTCTTTATTTGCTCTCTTCCTTCGAGCAGATTGACATCATCAGCCAGAAGCGTAGTATCCGAAGCAGAACGGTTCTTTAGTCTTTGCAATCTTTGGACAAAGGATACAACACAACAACTGGCGAACCGCTACGTTCAGCGGGGATCCAAGAAAGAAATCAGGTCTAATGCTATGCGCAGGCAACCTCCAAATCAATCGGAAACGGCCGACTGTCCGTTGAGCAATATCGGTGCAAACTACCTCCACCCGGCCATTCAACGGCTGAGTGATGACGGTGTAAACGTCGACCACTTCACCCGACTGGGTCGAGACCGACAATTCGCCCTACGGATGGCTCGAGCGTTTCGTTCAGGCGGATGGTCGTTGACACTCGGAGAAAGCGAGGCCTTCGACCTTCTCGGAGAAGACCGGATGTATCTGGCACCGGAAGTGATTCAGGTCTGGAATCGTAGCGGCGCGGCCATTCAAGAAGATGTTGTCTGGAAACATCGCGCCCTCTTCTACTCAAGCCACATGCTTCGAGAGTCACACCCGACAAGGGAGCCTGGTGCCGACTGGAGACTGTTCTACATCCAAGGACTCTCGCCGTATGCAATGGAGGTGCGCCTCAATGACCTTGGCCGCTCGCCAGAAGGGCACCCTATGCGAAAGTTCTACCATTCACACATCGCTGGATGCTTTCGCTACTGGCAGAACATGCTCGTGGGAGGTTCTCCGAAGCCTGGTTACTATCTACTCAACCTGAACGCCACGGATCTGAGTCCTGAAGAGCATTGGGAGGTGCACCGGGAAGCGAAGGTTCGACATCATCCTGCCTCGGCAGCGATCTGGGTCGAAGCACTCATCACCGACCTTCTGATGAACGAGCGCAGCAGTTTCAAGCCCCAAGAATCAAGCGGAGCGATCGTTGGTGGGGCTTGGCATGAACCAAAGACACCAGAAGCAACGGGCGGAACACTCACTTTCACGCCCGTAGAAGATTCAAAATACCCACACAAGTTCATATACAACTCAGCGAGAAAGGATGACACAAAGGGGACCATTGCGGTCTGGGACCACGACCTTGGCGGACTAACTTGAAATGAGCTGAACATCAGATACAACCCCGGGCACGCGAGTGCTCGGGCTTTTTATTTCTCTACTCCCCAATACTACCTCCCCACCATCTTCAAAAACTCCTCCTCGGAAAGCACTTTCACGCCCAAATCTTCGGCCTTGGCAAGTTTGGAACCAGCATTTTCACCGGCCACGACATACGAGGTTTTTGCGGACACTGAACCAGACACGTCCCCGCCAAGTGAGCGGATAATGTCTTTGGCCTCATCACGATCCATCGCGGCCATGGTGCCGGTAAGTACGAACGTTTTGCCAGCGAGCGCGTTCGCCGCACCATTAGTTCCAATACCGTTTCCACCCGCGACCTTTGGCACCGCAACAACAGCGACTTTCTCCACCTCCACATTCTTCAACAAATGCGCGACCAGAGATTGACTTTTCTCCGCACCAAACCACTCAACAACAGCCTGGGACACGATCGGCCCAACTCCCTCGATCGCTTCGAGCGCCGGTACGTCGGCGGCCATCACTTTTTCTAACGTGCCAAAATGCTTCGCGATATCGTGCGCGGTCTCCTCACCAACCTGTGGAATACTCAGAGAGATAATGAACCGAGCGAGCGTCACTTTCCGCGCACCTTGGATCGCCTCGTATACCCGTTCGGCAGATTTCTCGCCAAAACGCTCAAGCGAGAGCAAGTCTTCTTTCTTTAAATCAAAAATATCGGCGGAGCTAGAGATCAGGTCGGCCTCCAGCAACGCGTCCACCACCTTCGGCCCCATGTGCTCAATATCAAAAGCGTGCTTTCCGACAAAATGATACAGCTTGCGCTTCAGCTGGGCGTCGGAATCCGGATTCACGCAGCGATACGCCACTTGGCCTGGGATCCGCTCGATGCGACCATCGCCGCCGCAGGCTTCCACAAACTTTGGAAACACGTACGGCTTTTCTTTGCCGGTGCGCATTTCGACGAGCACCTTCACAATATCAGGGATCACATCACCGGCCTTCTGCAGGATCACCGTGTCGCCAACTCGCACATCCAAACGTCGGATCTCGTCTTCATTGTGCAACGTCGCGCGCGCGACAGTAGAGCCCGCCACCAACACCGCCTTCAAATGCGCTACCGGCGTCACCACACCCGTGCGGCCCACCTGCAACACAATATCCTCCACCACCGTCGTCACCTGCTCGGCCGGAAACTTGAAAGCGATCCCCCAGCGCGGCGCTTTGCCGGTGTATCCTAGCTGTTCCTGCAGCGCTCGCTCATCCACCTTCACCACCACGCCGTCGATAAGATAGTCCTGCTTCGGCGCCTGCTTCTGCCACTTTTTCCAGAAGGCCACGACTTCGGCGATATTCTTGCACGGCGCAAAATGCGGGTTCACTTTGAAGCCGAGGGTTTGCAGTCGACGCAATTCATCGACTTGGCGCGCGGGCATTTTTTCACCGAAAGATGAAATGTCGTAGATAAACGTATTGAGCCGTCGATCCTTCACCATTTGCGGATCGAGCTGGCGCATCGAACCTGCCGCGAGGTTGCGCGGATTCGCAAACGGCTCTTCGCCCACCTTCTCGCGCTGTTTGTTCAGGTCCGCGAGCGTGCTTTTCGCCATCCAGACCTCGCCTTCCACAATACAATCGACGGGCTCATTTAGTCGAAGCGGCACCGACTCGATCATCTTCACATTTTCGGTGACATCTTCTCCCACCTTGCCGTCGCCGCGAGTTGCCGCGGTCTTGAGCAAGCCTTTTTCGTATTCGAGTACCAATTTCAAGCCGTCAATTTTCAATTCGCAAATATATGACGGCGACGTAGATACTGCGGGCGTTTTTGCCGTGGCATCAGCCGCCAAAAAACGCTTCACGCGTTCGTCAAACTTCACCATATCCTCCTCAGTGAATGCGTCATTGAAAGACCATTGAGTCACCTTGTGCTGCACCTTCTTGAACCCATCGAGCGGCTTGCCGGCTACACGCTGCGACGGCGAATCCGGCGTCACGAGCTCGGGATACTGTTCCTCGATCTGCGACAACTCGCGCTTCAGCGAATCCAACGCCTCAGCCGAAATCTCCTCCTTGTCGAGGACGTGATAGTTGTATCGATGCCGCTCAATAGACGCCTTTAGCTTCGCCAAGCGCTCAATGATAGCTTTTGGAGCCTCTTTTGCCATGGCCGTATTATACCGAAAAATGGGCCAAATAATAGCCTAGTAGGTCGCGCGCAATCCTCGCTCGACACGCTTAGTAGAGGCGGTGGAATTGGTACAAATATTGTAGCCGCGAGAGTCGGTATTGGTGAAAATATCCCCGCTCCTGGTAGACTTGCTCACTGTCACGATCGCACAAGGACCGTCAGTGTCCGCAACATTCGTCCCTGAGGCGCCGCTGCGAGCAGTGAGATACACGGTGAGTGTCGTGATTGCCGTGTCGCTCGAAGCATAGTACAGAGGCGTCGCGACCGGCATCGTCGGAACGCCGCACGCGTACAAGAATTGCGGGCTGAGCGCGACCTGCGGATTCATCGTACTCGTCGCAAAGGCGATGCTGCCGCCGCGGAATTTCAAATCATAATACAAGGCGCACTCCATGCCCGCGTCGGCAGCAAACAACGCGATTTGCGACTCCGCCGCAGACTGCGCCAAGGCAAAGTCGCGCAGTGCAATATCAAAAATACCGAGACTGATCGAGATGAGCAAGCTAATGATCAATAGCGAATACAGGATCGTGAAACCGCCGCGTGTATTTTGTTTTCGGTTATTGCCAATCATATACTTCATCATATAATGAAATTTTCTTTTCCCCACCGAGGATGCCCTCATACCAGATCACATCAACACGAATCAGCAATTCTCGGCTATCAGGCGATACATTTAACGGCGAAATGGTGATCTCTCGGCGAAATTGGCTTTCGATGATGCCGTCACTGATCGGAGCGTGTCCGAAATAGCCACTAAAAGGCAGGAGGGGGGAAGAAAGAAAAGTGAGCGGATCGCAGTTCACAGAACACGGGAGTATTGTCACAGCTCGCGTCACGGTATTCGAGATTGCCTCGCTCGGACTATATTGCGTATCAACATCGCACTTCCCGACAATACACAGAGCGTAGACGTTACCAAGCGTGTTCCAGGTCCCGCCCTGGAGTGAATTCGTATCGCGCACATTTCGCAAAAATTCCATGGCATCCTGGGCGAGATAGTACGCCGTGGTACGGTTCTTTGTGTACGTCGAAGTCTTCACACTTTTCTGCGCGATCGTAAGTGGGCCGACGATCGACAGCATGAGCAACGACACCGCGACGAGCGTCTCAAGTAGAGTGAATCCATTTTTGATCTGTGTCGATATCGGTTTCATACTCATCGATTTAATGTTCGCTGGCTGATAGTGGTGGAAATATTCACATTGCTACGATATTTTGTCTTGTCGCTTACATGCGCCTTCAGCAGCAAGTGCAGATATGGCTGTGCAGAGGGCTGGCCGAGCGCGGTCTGCGGATCAAGATAAAAATACAACTTGTCGACGATCAGCGCCGGATCGGTAAGCGTTTCGATTGGGCCGCTACCGACCTGCATCTTTATCTGCTTATTTTCAACAAAGTACGAGGTACTGTTGGCAGCCGTCTTGCCTTGAGGTACAAACGTGATCCTCGAATTATTATCAGCAAGTGGCGTCACGGCCCACGCCTTCCCCGTACGCAAGGAGCGCGACATGTCGTCGATCACGAAATTGAGATTATCGACGGCCGTGTTGGTGGCTTGGGATTTTCGATTAGCATCGATGATCGACAGCATTGAGCTCGCCGCTACCGTCATTACGGAGATGAAAAGTGATAGCGATACGATCATCTCGATGAGTGTGAAGCCGCGCGCGCTTCGCCGCGCGGCATTCATCTGGCTTGTTCGTTTTTTAAAAAAAAGTTTCATTCGATGTATTTGCTATGGGCACACATTCGCAGCAACGACCGCGGCACCATACCCATCACCAGTATCTATCTTCGGATTTTCAACCACTCCGACCTGGCCAGCACTCGTCACCTTCACGGCCTTGCAGATACCTTGCACGTTCTTCACCACCACCACCGCAGAGGTCGCGAACAAAATACTTGAAGTTGGATCGGTCTGCGAAGAGTCACGAATCGCCGCACTCAGCTGTGGACGGAGAAAGCTCACGTCGAGCCACGTGAGCGGGCCAGTGCCGGAATTGCTGCACACCGGCGAGAGTCCCGAGCGGATCGTGCAGAACATCACCACTTCGGTGCCGGAGCCGATCTGATACGTGCGGACCAACGCGTCGGCGGCGCTTGCGGGCGTGCTCGTAAATTGCCGATCGCCCACCGCCGCCGACCCACCCGACGCCGGCGGATAGCTATCACCAAAGAGCAAGTACGAGGTCGGCGTCGCCGTATCAAAATGCACACCATACGGGGTGACGTAGATATACGCGCCCGATTGCGACGGATCCACACCACGCACATTCACGCCATACGCCTGTGCCTCGCGAAAAGTGAGGGCGAGCTGGTATGCCGTGTTGCCGATCACGACGTTGCCTTTGAATTGAGAATTCTTCACCAACAAGGTGGTGGTGAGAAGCATGAAAATGCCCAAAGACACGAGCATTTCAAAGAGGGTGAACCCGCGATTCATCCCTGTATTGTATGTCAAAAAAGGTTCTGAATGAAGAGGACAATGTCGGTCGGCATTACGCCCGTCGCATATACGAGCACCGTGCCGATGATGAGAAATGGTGCAAACGGGATCTCGCTTTTCATATGCAATCGAGCGCCGAGAGCTGGCCCCAAGAGTTGGCCAAAGCGCTGACCAAAACGTTGGACCGCAAGCATGACCACGGCTACCAACGCCCCCAGCCAAAAGGCCAAAACGACGGCCGAAACGCCACCAGAAAGGCCGAGAAACCAGCCCATGCCCAAAGCCAGCTTTCCATCGCCAAGGCCAATCCAGCGGCCCCCAGACACCTTCCAGAGCAAATAGAATGGCAGGAACAGGAGCGGGCCAGCGGCGAGTAGCCAAGGAATGGCTTGAAATAACGTGTTGGTGTATTCGAGGCTGGAGGGAGCTGAGAAAAGACGACCCAGGCTGTACACCAGAGCGAATGCGGCGAAGGCGTACGCCAGAGCATCGGGAATGATCTTGTGTCGCAGGTCATACACGCCGATCACCACGAGAAGCGAGAGAATGATGAGCGCGAGTAAAAGTCCAAAAGAATGCGCACCGACTGCTTCATGTAGAAATGCCACGACAAATAATAGGCCGGTGAGTAATTCGACGAGCGGGTACTGCCATGAAAGCCGGCACTTGCAGCCGCGGCATCGTCCGCCTTGAGCGAGAAAGCTCGCCACAGGGACCAACTCGTACCACGCGAGCGTTTTATCGCAAGAAAAACAATGCGACCGGCCGCCGCCAAAAAGCGCCTGACGGAGGCGGCCGGTGTTGTACCGCAGCACCACTACATTCAGAAAGCTCCCCACCAACATGCCGAGGACAAAGACAGCAACGATAA encodes the following:
- the gatA gene encoding Asp-tRNA(Asn)/Glu-tRNA(Gln) amidotransferase subunit GatA, which encodes MKIDLKTITIRSAHDAFVKGDFTAVQLAQAYLDEIAAKNAKINAYLEVFSDVLDQAKAADVLIKEGKGSLLTGIPIAVKDNILIKGRRAGAASKILEGYVAPYDATAIARLKKEGVVFIGRTNMDEFAMGGSNENSAYGPVHNPHDESRVSGGSSGGSAAAVAMFGALAALGSDTGGSVRQPASLCGVVGFKPTYGAISRYGLMAMGSSLDQIGTIAKNADDAQILFDAMAGHDEHDSTTLPESAFNGIKSTAVSSAKKRIGIPRHFMKEGIDAEVLANFEAAVAQYKKLGYEIVEIELPNIEYSLAVYYVIMPAEASSNLSRFDGMKYGALKEGNDLLADYLRTRTEGFGKEVRRRIMMGNYILSSGYYDAYYAKANLVRDMIRVDFAEAFKKVDFILTPTSPVPAFKIGEKSADPLQMYLADIFTVTANLVGVPAISIPSGFVEKEEKQLPLGIQLMAPHKADATLFHCAKDFLA
- the gatC gene encoding Asp-tRNA(Asn)/Glu-tRNA(Gln) amidotransferase subunit GatC; the encoded protein is MVEIKDIEKLAALSRISLTEAEKAQMRTEIEAILGYVAQIQKVSGTPKTAEERSREKKDEVRNVLREDGVRMHTPGEYSEALLTNAPKRDGRFVKVKKILS
- the ligA gene encoding NAD-dependent DNA ligase LigA, producing the protein MAKEAPKAIIERLAKLKASIERHRYNYHVLDKEEISAEALDSLKRELSQIEEQYPELVTPDSPSQRVAGKPLDGFKKVQHKVTQWSFNDAFTEEDMVKFDERVKRFLAADATAKTPAVSTSPSYICELKIDGLKLVLEYEKGLLKTAATRGDGKVGEDVTENVKMIESVPLRLNEPVDCIVEGEVWMAKSTLADLNKQREKVGEEPFANPRNLAAGSMRQLDPQMVKDRRLNTFIYDISSFGEKMPARQVDELRRLQTLGFKVNPHFAPCKNIAEVVAFWKKWQKQAPKQDYLIDGVVVKVDERALQEQLGYTGKAPRWGIAFKFPAEQVTTVVEDIVLQVGRTGVVTPVAHLKAVLVAGSTVARATLHNEDEIRRLDVRVGDTVILQKAGDVIPDIVKVLVEMRTGKEKPYVFPKFVEACGGDGRIERIPGQVAYRCVNPDSDAQLKRKLYHFVGKHAFDIEHMGPKVVDALLEADLISSSADIFDLKKEDLLSLERFGEKSAERVYEAIQGARKVTLARFIISLSIPQVGEETAHDIAKHFGTLEKVMAADVPALEAIEGVGPIVSQAVVEWFGAEKSQSLVAHLLKNVEVEKVAVVAVPKVAGGNGIGTNGAANALAGKTFVLTGTMAAMDRDEAKDIIRSLGGDVSGSVSAKTSYVVAGENAGSKLAKAEDLGVKVLSEEEFLKMVGR
- a CDS encoding type II secretion system protein, producing MKLFFKKRTSQMNAARRSARGFTLIEMIVSLSLFISVMTVAASSMLSIIDANRKSQATNTAVDNLNFVIDDMSRSLRTGKAWAVTPLADNNSRITFVPQGKTAANSTSYFVENKQIKMQVGSGPIETLTDPALIVDKLYFYLDPQTALGQPSAQPYLHLLLKAHVSDKTKYRSNVNISTTISQRTLNR
- a CDS encoding prepilin-type N-terminal cleavage/methylation domain-containing protein, giving the protein MNRGFTLFEMLVSLGIFMLLTTTLLVKNSQFKGNVVIGNTAYQLALTFREAQAYGVNVRGVDPSQSGAYIYVTPYGVHFDTATPTSYLLFGDSYPPASGGSAAVGDRQFTSTPASAADALVRTYQIGSGTEVVMFCTIRSGLSPVCSNSGTGPLTWLDVSFLRPQLSAAIRDSSQTDPTSSILFATSAVVVVKNVQGICKAVKVTSAGQVGVVENPKIDTGDGYGAAVVAANVCP
- a CDS encoding prepilin peptidase, with translation MLATALLIPTPFIVAVFVLGMLVGSFLNVVVLRYNTGRLRQALFGGGRSHCFSCDKTLAWYELVPVASFLAQGGRCRGCKCRLSWQYPLVELLTGLLFVVAFLHEAVGAHSFGLLLALIILSLLVVIGVYDLRHKIIPDALAYAFAAFALVYSLGRLFSAPSSLEYTNTLFQAIPWLLAAGPLLFLPFYLLWKVSGGRWIGLGDGKLALGMGWFLGLSGGVSAVVLAFWLGALVAVVMLAVQRFGQRFGQLLGPALGARLHMKSEIPFAPFLIIGTVLVYATGVMPTDIVLFIQNLF